In a single window of the Terriglobia bacterium genome:
- a CDS encoding SDR family NAD(P)-dependent oxidoreductase, translating into MPEGRIAIVTGAGSGIGRVVSLALNADGYSVVLAGRRAQELEKTAAQATRSYAQILAVPTDVSRPEDVSR; encoded by the coding sequence ATGCCAGAAGGAAGAATTGCCATAGTCACGGGCGCAGGCAGCGGTATCGGACGCGTTGTAAGTCTTGCTTTGAACGCAGACGGTTATTCGGTCGTTCTTGCCGGCAGACGCGCGCAGGAGCTCGAGAAGACGGCGGCGCAGGCGACGAGATCCTATGCGCAAATTCTCGCTGTCCCGACGGATGTGTCCAGGCCCGAAGACGTGAGCCG